Proteins encoded in a region of the Bicyclus anynana chromosome 27, ilBicAnyn1.1, whole genome shotgun sequence genome:
- the LOC112050998 gene encoding gelsolin isoform X2, whose amino-acid sequence MPEVHPAFANSGKKEGIEIWRVEDFEPVAVPRNQYGNFYSGDSYIVLKTTGTKTLTWDIHFWLGTKTSQDESGAAAILSVNLDDEQFHGTAVQHRETQGYESKQFLSYFEPGDKSKQVVSSDKPAIRYMDGGHASGFNHVTVNAGAEKRLFQIKGKRNVRVRQVEVSVSSMNKGDCFILDVDHDILLYVGEAAKSIERLKAISVANQIRDQDHNGRGNIEIIDPYSHEGDVNKFFEALGSGDQDSVPDAEEGGDDEDFERGVSKEVSLSEISDRTGSIEIKKLPSPFTQDLLDTKECYILDTGSSIYVWIGKQSTKKEKAEAMKKAEHYLQANNYPSWVHISKVVEEGESAAFKQHFQDWN is encoded by the exons ATGCCTGAAGTACACCCTGCATTTGCCAACTCGGGAAAGAAGGAAGGAATTGAAATATGGCGAGTTGAG GACTTTGAGCCGGTTGCAGTTCCTCGCAACCAGTATGGAAATTTTTACAGTGGCGACTCCTACATTGTCTTAAAG ACAACGGGCACCAAGACCCTGACATGGGACATCCACTTCTGGCTCGGCACCAAGACGAGTCAGGATGAGTCCGGCGCAGCCGCTATCTTGTCCGTCAACCTAGATGACGAGCAGTTCCATGGCACTGCAGTCCAGCATCGCGAGACCCAGGGATACGAGTCTAAACAGTTCCTGAGTTACTTCGAGCCAG gTGACAAGTCCAAACAGGTCGTCAGCAGCGACAAACCAG CTATTCGTTATATGGACGGCGGCCATGCTTCTGGGTTCAACCACGTGACAGTGAACGCTGGAGCTGAGAAGAGGCTGTTCCAGATCAAGGGCAAACGGAACGTAAGAGTTCGACAG GTGGAAGTGTCAGTGTCGTCAATGAACAAGGGCGATTGTTTCATCCTCGACGTCGACCACGACATCCTGCTGTACGTCGGAGAGGCAGCCAAGAGCATAGAGCGACTGAAGGCCATCTCCGTTGCCAACCAGATCCGAGACCAGGATCATAATGGCAGAGGAAACATTGAAATCATTG ATCCTTACTCCCACGAGGGTGACGTCAACAAATTCTTCGAGGCTCTGGGATCTGGAGACCAGGACTCCGTGCCTGATGCGGAAGAGGGTGGCGATGATGAG GACTTCGAACGCGGCGTCTCCAAGGAAGTGTCCCTCAGCGAGATATCTGATAGAACTGGCTCCATTGAGATCAAGAAGCTACCATCACCGTTCACGCAGGATTTACTGGATACCaag GAATGCTATATCCTGGACACTGGTAGCAGCATTTATGTTTGGATTGGAAAGCAATCTACTAAAAAG GAGAAGGCAGAAGCTATGAAGAAAGCAGAGCATTATTTGCAGGCAAACAACTATCCATCCTGG GTACACATATCCAAGGTGGTGGAAGAGGGAGAATCGGCAGCTTTCAAGCAGCATTTCCAAGACTGGAATTAA
- the LOC112050998 gene encoding gelsolin isoform X1 gives MGENEEMPEVHPAFANSGKKEGIEIWRVEDFEPVAVPRNQYGNFYSGDSYIVLKTTGTKTLTWDIHFWLGTKTSQDESGAAAILSVNLDDEQFHGTAVQHRETQGYESKQFLSYFEPGDKSKQVVSSDKPAIRYMDGGHASGFNHVTVNAGAEKRLFQIKGKRNVRVRQVEVSVSSMNKGDCFILDVDHDILLYVGEAAKSIERLKAISVANQIRDQDHNGRGNIEIIDPYSHEGDVNKFFEALGSGDQDSVPDAEEGGDDEDFERGVSKEVSLSEISDRTGSIEIKKLPSPFTQDLLDTKECYILDTGSSIYVWIGKQSTKKEKAEAMKKAEHYLQANNYPSWVHISKVVEEGESAAFKQHFQDWN, from the exons ATGGGTGAAAAT GAAGAAATGCCTGAAGTACACCCTGCATTTGCCAACTCGGGAAAGAAGGAAGGAATTGAAATATGGCGAGTTGAG GACTTTGAGCCGGTTGCAGTTCCTCGCAACCAGTATGGAAATTTTTACAGTGGCGACTCCTACATTGTCTTAAAG ACAACGGGCACCAAGACCCTGACATGGGACATCCACTTCTGGCTCGGCACCAAGACGAGTCAGGATGAGTCCGGCGCAGCCGCTATCTTGTCCGTCAACCTAGATGACGAGCAGTTCCATGGCACTGCAGTCCAGCATCGCGAGACCCAGGGATACGAGTCTAAACAGTTCCTGAGTTACTTCGAGCCAG gTGACAAGTCCAAACAGGTCGTCAGCAGCGACAAACCAG CTATTCGTTATATGGACGGCGGCCATGCTTCTGGGTTCAACCACGTGACAGTGAACGCTGGAGCTGAGAAGAGGCTGTTCCAGATCAAGGGCAAACGGAACGTAAGAGTTCGACAG GTGGAAGTGTCAGTGTCGTCAATGAACAAGGGCGATTGTTTCATCCTCGACGTCGACCACGACATCCTGCTGTACGTCGGAGAGGCAGCCAAGAGCATAGAGCGACTGAAGGCCATCTCCGTTGCCAACCAGATCCGAGACCAGGATCATAATGGCAGAGGAAACATTGAAATCATTG ATCCTTACTCCCACGAGGGTGACGTCAACAAATTCTTCGAGGCTCTGGGATCTGGAGACCAGGACTCCGTGCCTGATGCGGAAGAGGGTGGCGATGATGAG GACTTCGAACGCGGCGTCTCCAAGGAAGTGTCCCTCAGCGAGATATCTGATAGAACTGGCTCCATTGAGATCAAGAAGCTACCATCACCGTTCACGCAGGATTTACTGGATACCaag GAATGCTATATCCTGGACACTGGTAGCAGCATTTATGTTTGGATTGGAAAGCAATCTACTAAAAAG GAGAAGGCAGAAGCTATGAAGAAAGCAGAGCATTATTTGCAGGCAAACAACTATCCATCCTGG GTACACATATCCAAGGTGGTGGAAGAGGGAGAATCGGCAGCTTTCAAGCAGCATTTCCAAGACTGGAATTAA
- the LOC112050998 gene encoding gelsolin isoform X3 yields the protein MGENEEMPEVHPAFANSGKKEGIEIWRVEDFEPVAVPRNQYGNFYSGDSYIVLKTTGTKTLTWDIHFWLGTKTSQDESGAAAILSVNLDDEQFHGTAVQHRETQGYESKQFLSYFEPAIRYMDGGHASGFNHVTVNAGAEKRLFQIKGKRNVRVRQVEVSVSSMNKGDCFILDVDHDILLYVGEAAKSIERLKAISVANQIRDQDHNGRGNIEIIDPYSHEGDVNKFFEALGSGDQDSVPDAEEGGDDEDFERGVSKEVSLSEISDRTGSIEIKKLPSPFTQDLLDTKECYILDTGSSIYVWIGKQSTKKEKAEAMKKAEHYLQANNYPSWVHISKVVEEGESAAFKQHFQDWN from the exons ATGGGTGAAAAT GAAGAAATGCCTGAAGTACACCCTGCATTTGCCAACTCGGGAAAGAAGGAAGGAATTGAAATATGGCGAGTTGAG GACTTTGAGCCGGTTGCAGTTCCTCGCAACCAGTATGGAAATTTTTACAGTGGCGACTCCTACATTGTCTTAAAG ACAACGGGCACCAAGACCCTGACATGGGACATCCACTTCTGGCTCGGCACCAAGACGAGTCAGGATGAGTCCGGCGCAGCCGCTATCTTGTCCGTCAACCTAGATGACGAGCAGTTCCATGGCACTGCAGTCCAGCATCGCGAGACCCAGGGATACGAGTCTAAACAGTTCCTGAGTTACTTCGAGCCAG CTATTCGTTATATGGACGGCGGCCATGCTTCTGGGTTCAACCACGTGACAGTGAACGCTGGAGCTGAGAAGAGGCTGTTCCAGATCAAGGGCAAACGGAACGTAAGAGTTCGACAG GTGGAAGTGTCAGTGTCGTCAATGAACAAGGGCGATTGTTTCATCCTCGACGTCGACCACGACATCCTGCTGTACGTCGGAGAGGCAGCCAAGAGCATAGAGCGACTGAAGGCCATCTCCGTTGCCAACCAGATCCGAGACCAGGATCATAATGGCAGAGGAAACATTGAAATCATTG ATCCTTACTCCCACGAGGGTGACGTCAACAAATTCTTCGAGGCTCTGGGATCTGGAGACCAGGACTCCGTGCCTGATGCGGAAGAGGGTGGCGATGATGAG GACTTCGAACGCGGCGTCTCCAAGGAAGTGTCCCTCAGCGAGATATCTGATAGAACTGGCTCCATTGAGATCAAGAAGCTACCATCACCGTTCACGCAGGATTTACTGGATACCaag GAATGCTATATCCTGGACACTGGTAGCAGCATTTATGTTTGGATTGGAAAGCAATCTACTAAAAAG GAGAAGGCAGAAGCTATGAAGAAAGCAGAGCATTATTTGCAGGCAAACAACTATCCATCCTGG GTACACATATCCAAGGTGGTGGAAGAGGGAGAATCGGCAGCTTTCAAGCAGCATTTCCAAGACTGGAATTAA